In the genome of Luteitalea pratensis, the window CGCTGCGCGACGCCGCGGGCCTGCCAGGCCTCCGGTTCCACGATCTGCGCCACACCGTCATCACCGAGCTGGCCGAGATGGGCGTGGCGGACCACGTGCTCGAGTCAACCAGCGGTCATCTGTCGCGCCGGATGCTCGAGCACTACTCGCAGATCCGCATCGACGGAAACGGCAGGCGCTCGATGCCCTCGATGCCGCCCGGCGCTCGACAGCGCATAAGGGCGATGGCAATGGGGATGGCGCAGACCAGACGGAGATCCCGGCGATCGCGGAGGTCGGCGACGACCTCACGTCACAGTCACGTCAGAGGTTGGTTTTGCGCGGATTCCACTTGCACGGAGAGATGGCCGAGAGGCTGAAGGCGCACGCTTGGAAAGCGTGGCCGCATCGCAGGCGAACGCCTGACGGGAGAGGCTGTCGGGTTCGTTTCAAGTGCCACCGACGACGTGGTGGCCGCGAAAGACGTGGTCGGGATCGTATTTGCGCTTGATCGGCGCGAGTCGCGCATGGTGCTCGCCCCAGTACGCGGCCTGCCAGTCGGTGTCGTGATAGTTCGCTTCCGACATGTAGGTGCCGGCGCCAGGCACCAATCGACGTAGCGGCGCCATCGCCTGCTGCACGTGCGAGGCCTCGGTCTTCGCCTCGGCGAGATTCGGCTCATGGCCTGGAATGCCCGGCCACGCAGGTGGCGCGTCGGCCGCGCAGATGACCAGCGCGAACGCATCGAGCACCTGCGGATTGGTGGCCGTCTCGCGGCAGGCGGCAATCGCCTCCGGCGCGCCGCCCGCCATGCCCTTGTTGACGTGCAGCGTGACGCCCCAATTCGTGGCGGCCACCACGAGCGCCTCGACGAGACGCGCCTGCTGGCCGGCGTCGAGCAGTCGCGCCGGCAACCACATCGACTCGTAAGCGCGCAGTAGCTGCCCGGCCTCGCCGAGATTGGTGGCCCAGAACACGTTGCCGGAAGGGGCTCCGGGACGATCGTCGCCCATGACCACGCCGGGGACCTGCCGCAGGGCGGCCGGATCCCAGAAGCGCCGGCCCGGGATGGCGAGGATCAACGGCTCGCCATTGAGCTGGTAGTCGCTGCCGTGCGCCGAGATCCACGACAGGAACGGCTTCCACGCCGCCTCGATGGCGTCGCGATCGAGGCCATGACACACCATCGATACGCTGAGCTTGCGGCCGCGATCGAACCGCAACTGCTCGCCCCACGTGGGATTGAACAGCGCCTCGGCATAGAACGCGATCACGCGCGCGACCAGCGCCGTCCACGCGGCATCGGTATTGGCGGTGACCGTGAACAACACCGCGCCAACCGTGTCAGGCAGGCGGTGCGTGGCGAGCGTGAGACGCGTGACGACGCCGAAGGTGCCGCCGCCGCCCCCGCGCAGCGCGAAGAACAGGTCCGGGTCGCGCCACCGGTTCACGACGCGCGTGCGGCCGTCGGCGGTGACGACCTCGGCCTCGAGCAAGCTGGCTGCGCCGGTGCCGAATGCCTTGGAGAAGCTGCCGAATCCGCCGCCCTGCACGAAACCCGATACGCCCACCGTGAGGCAACCGCCGCCCTGCACGTAGCGTCCGTGCGTCACCGAGACGATGTCGTACACGCGCCCCCACATGGCGCCCGCGCCAACCGAGACCGCTGCGCGTGCCGGTGTCCCTGGCGGCGCCGCCGACGGCACGAATGCGTCATGCATTTCGACGCGATCCAGCGCGCGCGTCCAGACGAGCAGCGAGTCGGCCGCGTTGGAGTTGCCGAAGTAGCTGTGGCCGCCACCCTTCACCACGAGGCGGACGCGCTGGGTACGTGCGAAGGTCACCGCCGCGGCGACGTCGTCAGCCGACTCGGCGCGCACGGCGTACCGGCTCGCGCGCGAGACCCAGGCTCCGGCCCAGCCGAGCGTTTGCGTGAGTCCGGGCTCGTCGCCGAGGTAGTACGGGTTCTTCAACTTCGCAAACAGTGCTGGCGCGTCCGCGCCACCGGCCCCGGCGCACGCGTCCAGTGGCGAGCGGATCGCGAGGAGCCGTGATCCGAGCCGCTGTTGCAATGTCCTGAACGGCTGTGCCTCCGTCCATACCGGGGCCTGCGCGGCTGCGGCGAGGCGGCCTCGCGCAAAACCGGACAGTGGCCACAAGGCCAACAACGAACGGAGGAGTCGGCGTCGCTGCATGGCCTGCATCCTACCTGCGATTGTTGACTCCGCAAACGCTGCGGCCTACCCTTCCCGAAGGGCGCACAAACGGCGCCTGCGGGTTCGCGCGAAGGGCCAAGCCCACGGTCAGCAGTCCCACGAGGACGTCGGTCGTACACCGCCGTGCCGCCTGCTTGCGAACCGCAGGAGAAGGCATGGAGGTCGTACGATGCCACGCTCACTCCCCGAACGCCCCGATCTCGAGAACCTCAAGACCCAGGCGAAATCGCTGCTGCGCGCCGCGCGTGAGGGCGACACCGCAGCCGTCAGCCGCTTCACGATCCTGCCCGCTTTCGGCAACAGGCCACCGGCTCAGTGGCCGGTGACCGATCTCGCCCTGCACGACGCGCAGTCGGTCCTCGCGCGTGAGCACGGGTTCGTGTCGTGGAATGCCATGCGCGAGGAGGTCGAGGCGCGCACGCTGACGTTCGACGCCGCGAAGGACGAGTTCGTCCGTTGCGCCACGGGTGGCGCGTCCGGACGCGCCGAACGCATCCTCGCCCTGCACCCGCGCATCGCGACGGCGTCGTTGCAAACCGCGATCGTGCTCGGCGACGCCGCGACCGTGAGCGCGCGCCTGCAGGCGCATTCCGAGCTCGCGACGCAACCCGGCGGCCCCCAGGAGTGGGAGCCACTGCTCTATGCCTGCCACACGTGCCTGTGCGGTCGCGACGCGTCGCGGCTCGACGGACTGGTCGCCATCGCGCGGCAGTTGTGCATCCTTGGTGCGAATCCGAACGGTGAGTATCACTGGAACTGGCATCCCGAGCTGCCACGCACCGTGCTGTGGGGCGCCCTGTGCGCGGTGTCGCACCTGCCCCTCGCGGAGGTGCTGCTCGAGGCCGGCGCGAATCCCACCGATGGCGTCTCCGCGCACATCACCGGCGGCGGTGGCAACATCGCGGCACTCGAGTTGTTGCACCGGTACGGCTTGTGCGCCGACGGCATTGCCGGCGCAGTCCCGCCGCTCCTGCACATGATGTTGTGGGCGACCAATCCCACCGGGCCGCGTTGGCTACTCGAGCACGGCGCGGACGCCAACCTGTCCTGGGGCCTCGACGGAGAGGCGCCCCTGCACGTCGCGGCGCGCCGCTGGGACGTCGCCATGGTCGACATCCTGCTCAATCACGGAGCTGATCTCCATCGGCGCCGCAAGGATGGCCGCACCGCGCATGCGCTCGCGGAGCTGCACGGCAATCGCGATATCGCCCAGCACCTGCTGGCCACGGGCGCGCACGACGAACTGTCGGCGCTCGACCGCTTCGTTGCCGCATGCGCGCGTGGCGATCGCCACGACGCCGCCGCCATGCTCGTGGCGCAGCCGTCCTTGCGCGGCCAGCTGCGACCAGACCATCACCTGCTGCTGCATCGGCCCGCCGAAAGCGGCGATAGCGCCGCGCTCGAGACGATGCTGGCATCCGGATTCGATCCGGACGCCCGTGACCAGGACAACGTCACACCACTGCATCGCGCGGCCATGGGCGGCCACCCGGACGCGGTACGCGTCCTCCTCGCCCACGGCGCCGACATCGGCGCGCTCGACGGCATGTTCGCTGCTTCGCCGCTCGTGTGGGCGGTAGAGGGTCGGGATCACGCCAGTCCTGGCTCCGATCACGTGGCTGTCGCGCGAATCCTGATCGACGCGGGCTGCTCACTCGACTGGCAGCCACCGCCTGGCGCGCCTGACCAGGAGCGTACCTTCGAGCGGCTGATCGATCTGCGCCGGGCGGCGCTCGAATCGGCCTGACCG includes:
- a CDS encoding ankyrin repeat domain-containing protein, with amino-acid sequence MPRSLPERPDLENLKTQAKSLLRAAREGDTAAVSRFTILPAFGNRPPAQWPVTDLALHDAQSVLAREHGFVSWNAMREEVEARTLTFDAAKDEFVRCATGGASGRAERILALHPRIATASLQTAIVLGDAATVSARLQAHSELATQPGGPQEWEPLLYACHTCLCGRDASRLDGLVAIARQLCILGANPNGEYHWNWHPELPRTVLWGALCAVSHLPLAEVLLEAGANPTDGVSAHITGGGGNIAALELLHRYGLCADGIAGAVPPLLHMMLWATNPTGPRWLLEHGADANLSWGLDGEAPLHVAARRWDVAMVDILLNHGADLHRRRKDGRTAHALAELHGNRDIAQHLLATGAHDELSALDRFVAACARGDRHDAAAMLVAQPSLRGQLRPDHHLLLHRPAESGDSAALETMLASGFDPDARDQDNVTPLHRAAMGGHPDAVRVLLAHGADIGALDGMFAASPLVWAVEGRDHASPGSDHVAVARILIDAGCSLDWQPPPGAPDQERTFERLIDLRRAALESA
- a CDS encoding FAD-dependent oxidoreductase; this encodes MQRRRLLRSLLALWPLSGFARGRLAAAAQAPVWTEAQPFRTLQQRLGSRLLAIRSPLDACAGAGGADAPALFAKLKNPYYLGDEPGLTQTLGWAGAWVSRASRYAVRAESADDVAAAVTFARTQRVRLVVKGGGHSYFGNSNAADSLLVWTRALDRVEMHDAFVPSAAPPGTPARAAVSVGAGAMWGRVYDIVSVTHGRYVQGGGCLTVGVSGFVQGGGFGSFSKAFGTGAASLLEAEVVTADGRTRVVNRWRDPDLFFALRGGGGGTFGVVTRLTLATHRLPDTVGAVLFTVTANTDAAWTALVARVIAFYAEALFNPTWGEQLRFDRGRKLSVSMVCHGLDRDAIEAAWKPFLSWISAHGSDYQLNGEPLILAIPGRRFWDPAALRQVPGVVMGDDRPGAPSGNVFWATNLGEAGQLLRAYESMWLPARLLDAGQQARLVEALVVAATNWGVTLHVNKGMAGGAPEAIAACRETATNPQVLDAFALVICAADAPPAWPGIPGHEPNLAEAKTEASHVQQAMAPLRRLVPGAGTYMSEANYHDTDWQAAYWGEHHARLAPIKRKYDPDHVFRGHHVVGGT